In Tamandua tetradactyla isolate mTamTet1 chromosome 7, mTamTet1.pri, whole genome shotgun sequence, the following are encoded in one genomic region:
- the PDE6H gene encoding retinal cone rhodopsin-sensitive cGMP 3',5'-cyclic phosphodiesterase subunit gamma yields the protein MNDSTTLVPPASSQGPTTPRKGPPKFKQRQTRQFKSKPPKKGVKGFGDDIPGMEGLGTDITVICPWEAFSHLELHELAQFGII from the exons ATGAATGACAGCACGACATTGGTTCCACCAGCTTCAAGTCAGGGTCCCACCACGCCACGCAAAGGCCCTCCCAAGTTCAAGCAGAGGCAGACCCGCCAATTCAAAAGCAAACCTCCTAAGAAAGGTGTGAAAGG GTTTGGAGATGACATCCCAGGCATGGAGGGCCTAGGAACAG ATATCACAGTGATTTGTCCATGGGAGGCTTTCAGTCACCTGGAATTACATGAGCTTGCTCAGTTTGGGATTATCTGA